The proteins below come from a single Vanacampus margaritifer isolate UIUO_Vmar chromosome 10, RoL_Vmar_1.0, whole genome shotgun sequence genomic window:
- the brd8b gene encoding bromodomain-containing protein 8 isoform X2: MASGIGKHKILNVGPTEPWSLREKLCLASSVMRSGDQNWVSVSRAIKPFSEPGRPPDWFSQKHCASQYSELLEATEAPKRKRGEKGEVVETIEDVIVRRLTTERIEELKKLLRDTQEQYRKLKKEVELIQTGHMDPQLKELWAEITLKKKQDEEEAERKRKATEMAYQARQAIKNTPKRLPSITVRSPLGASPTSLESQTDASAPTPPSEPAGIVSDDPSAHSVQGVGFFLPVTDTPGPGLKDGGLAALVEDSSQKRLLPQKATPPPSPLLSELLKKGNHISASPRLVSDGDSSASLSNGIQTAAVVTTPLPPGHDVMTVGEVEAAVKAELGEETGLVEEDLVAVSYMGDELDLETVGDIIAIIEEKVDDSVEALDAAAVEAALSLCEEAVSEGHTLPGPWETQEIKESDQASADSEHIQEPCDMATISASTPVSPDAPNQTETTSTEEQVKKNCEPTVTESDITLCATSQDVAAGSDPTEEEPAGKEDTNAVVKTEVEEWNQPEANPPCLDSEDSSVSGRESKEVKEEEAGSECDPEEGMELKEDCGEGEGPYLSEVERAASESEDGYGPPSQRYTADSLASSPASSSQLSTCGEDQEAVQAQKIWKKAIMLVWRAAANHRYASVFLQPVSDDIAPGYHSIVHRPMDLSAIKKNIESGVIRTTAEFQRDIMLMFQNAVMYNSSDHDVYHMALEMQRDVLEHVQQFLATQLIMQTSESAISAKSLRGREGNRKPGEPAEKDMVPMASPAFLLSLFDGGTRGRRSAMEADLKMKK; the protein is encoded by the exons ATGGCGAGCGGGATAGGCA AACATAAGATTCTGAATGTGGGGCCAACAGAGCCATGGTCACTCAGGGAGAAACTATGCCTCGCATCCTCTGTTATGAGGAGTGGTGACCAAAACTG GGTATCTGTAAGTAGAGCCATCAAGCCTTTTTCTGAGCCTGGTCGACCACCTGACTGGTTCTCACAGAAG CACTGTGCCTCACAATACTCTGAGCTGCTGGAAGCCACCGAAGCCCCGAA ACGTAAGCGTGGTGAGAAGGGCGAGGTGGTTGAGACCATTGAAGATGTAATTGTTCGTAGACTGACTACTGAGAGGATAGAGGAGTTGAAAAAACTACTACGAGACACGCAAGAACAGTACAG GAAGTTGAAAAAGGAAGTTGAACTGATACAGACAGGTCACATGGACCCCCAGCTGAAAGAACTGTGGGCAGAGATAACATT AAAGAAGAAGCAGGATGAAGAGGAAGCAGAGCGGAAAAGGAAAGCAACAGAAATGGCATACCAAG ctcgtcaggcaattaaaaacaCACCCAAGCGTCTGCCCAGTATCACTGTTCGATCCCCTTTGGGGGCCAGTCCCACTAGCCTGGAGTCGCAGACCGACGCCTCAGCCCCCACACCACCCTCCGAACCCGCAGGCATTGTCTCAGATGACCCCAGCGCCCACTCT GTCCAAGGTGTaggtttttttcttccagtgaCAGACACTCCAGGCCCAGGACTCAAAGATGGAGGCCTTGCTGCTCTTGTCGAGGACTCTTCACAGAAGAGGCTCCTGCCTCAAAAAGCTACACCCCCACCCTCTCCTCTCCTGTCGGAACTGCTGAAAAAAGGCAACCACATCTCGGCCAGCCCCCGCCTT GTTTCTGACGGAGACTCCTCAGCAAGCCTTAGCAATGGAATACAGACTGCTGCTGTTGTCACCACCCCGTTACCACCTGGCCATGATGTCATGACAG TGGGGGAAGTTGAAGCTGCAGTGAAGGCAGAGCTTGGTGAAGAGACAGGATTAGTAGAAGAGGACCTTGTCGCCGTGTCTTACATGGGAGACGAACTAGATCTGGAAACAGTGGGCGACATCATTGCCATCATTGAGGAAAAG GTGGATGATTCAGTGGAAGCTTTGGATGCAGCAGCAGTGGAAGCAGCACTGTCTCTGTGTGAAGAGGCGGTCTCTGAAGGACACACCCTGCCAGGCCCCTGGGAAACTCAGGAAATCAAGGAATCGGACCAAGCATCCGCTGACTCGGAGCACATACAGGAGCCTTGCGATATGGCGACAATTTCTGCCTCCACCCCTGTCAGCCCAGATGCCCCAAATCAAACAGAAACTACGAGCACAGAGGAACAGGTCAAGAAGAACTGTGAGCCAACTGTGACTGAAAGTGATATCACTTTGTGTGCCACCTCGCAAGATGTCGCTGCTGGAAGTGACCCTACAGAAGAGGAGCCCGCAGGCAAGGAGGACACAAATGCAGTAGTGAAGACTGAAGTAGAGGAGTGGAACCAGCCAGAAGCGAACCCACCATGCCTAG ATTCCGAGGACAGTTCTGTATCTGGCAGAGAGTCCAAG GAGGTGAAAGAGGAGGAAGCAGGGAGCGAGTGTGATCCTGAAGAAGGAATGGAGCTGAAAGAGGACTGCGGAGAGGGTGAGGGTCCCTATTTGTCCGAAGTGGAGCGGGCAGCCAGCGAGAGTGAAGATGGTTATGGGCCGCCCTCTCAACGCTACACAGCCGATTCACTGGCCAGCAGCCCTGCCTCTTCTTCCCAATT ATCTACATGTGGTGAGGACCAAGAGGCTGTGCAGGCCCAGAAAATTTGGAAGAAAGCCATAATGCTGGTGTGGAGAGCTGCGGCTAACCACAG GTATGCCAGCGTCTTCCTGCAACCTGTGTCAGATGACATCGCCCCTGGTTACCACAGCATTGTACACAG ACCAATGGACCTATCGGCAATTAAGAAGAACATCGAATCAGGCGTGATCCGTACGACAGCAGAATTCCAGCGGGACATCATGCTGATGTTCCAGAATGCTGTCATGTACAACTCGTCAGACCACGACGTCTATCACATGGCCCTGGAGATGCAGCGTGATGTTCTGGAGCACGTCCAGCAGTTCCTGGCCACGCAGCTCATTATGCAGACCTCCGAGAGCGCAATCTCCGCCAAGAGCCTCCGTGGCAGGGAGGGAAATCGCAAGCCAGGCGAGCCAGCTGAGAAG GACATGGTCCCAATGGCCTCTCCTgctttccttctctctctcttt GATGGCGGCACCAGAGGTCGCCGTAGTGCAATGGAGGCTgacctgaaaatgaaaaaatag
- the brd8b gene encoding bromodomain-containing protein 8 isoform X3: MASGIGKHKILNVGPTEPWSLREKLCLASSVMRSGDQNWVSVSRAIKPFSEPGRPPDWFSQKHCASQYSELLEATEAPKRKRGEKGEVVETIEDVIVRRLTTERIEELKKLLRDTQEQYRKLKKEVELIQTGHMDPQLKELWAEITLKKKQDEEEAERKRKATEMAYQARQAIKNTPKRLPSITVRSPLGASPTSLESQTDASAPTPPSEPAGIVSDDPSAHSVQGVGFFLPVTDTPGPGLKDGGLAALVEDSSQKRLLPQKATPPPSPLLSELLKKGNHISASPRLVSDGDSSASLSNGIQTAAVVTTPLPPGHDVMTVGEVEAAVKAELGEETGLVEEDLVAVSYMGDELDLETVGDIIAIIEEKVDDSVEALDAAAVEAALSLCEEAVSEGHTLPGPWETQEIKESDQASADSEHIQEPCDMATISASTPVSPDAPNQTETTSTEEQVKKNCEPTVTESDITLCATSQDVAAGSDPTEEEPAGKEDTNAVVKTEVEEWNQPEANPPCLDSEDSSVSGRESKEVKEEEAGSECDPEEGMELKEDCGEGEGPYLSEVERAASESEDGYGPPSQRYTADSLASSPASSSQLSTCGEDQEAVQAQKIWKKAIMLVWRAAANHRYASVFLQPVSDDIAPGYHSIVHRPMDLSAIKKNIESGVIRTTAEFQRDIMLMFQNAVMYNSSDHDVYHMALEMQRDVLEHVQQFLATQLIMQTSESAISAKSLRGREGNRKPGEPAEKLLKHCGKLLPLYLTICLYTR; this comes from the exons ATGGCGAGCGGGATAGGCA AACATAAGATTCTGAATGTGGGGCCAACAGAGCCATGGTCACTCAGGGAGAAACTATGCCTCGCATCCTCTGTTATGAGGAGTGGTGACCAAAACTG GGTATCTGTAAGTAGAGCCATCAAGCCTTTTTCTGAGCCTGGTCGACCACCTGACTGGTTCTCACAGAAG CACTGTGCCTCACAATACTCTGAGCTGCTGGAAGCCACCGAAGCCCCGAA ACGTAAGCGTGGTGAGAAGGGCGAGGTGGTTGAGACCATTGAAGATGTAATTGTTCGTAGACTGACTACTGAGAGGATAGAGGAGTTGAAAAAACTACTACGAGACACGCAAGAACAGTACAG GAAGTTGAAAAAGGAAGTTGAACTGATACAGACAGGTCACATGGACCCCCAGCTGAAAGAACTGTGGGCAGAGATAACATT AAAGAAGAAGCAGGATGAAGAGGAAGCAGAGCGGAAAAGGAAAGCAACAGAAATGGCATACCAAG ctcgtcaggcaattaaaaacaCACCCAAGCGTCTGCCCAGTATCACTGTTCGATCCCCTTTGGGGGCCAGTCCCACTAGCCTGGAGTCGCAGACCGACGCCTCAGCCCCCACACCACCCTCCGAACCCGCAGGCATTGTCTCAGATGACCCCAGCGCCCACTCT GTCCAAGGTGTaggtttttttcttccagtgaCAGACACTCCAGGCCCAGGACTCAAAGATGGAGGCCTTGCTGCTCTTGTCGAGGACTCTTCACAGAAGAGGCTCCTGCCTCAAAAAGCTACACCCCCACCCTCTCCTCTCCTGTCGGAACTGCTGAAAAAAGGCAACCACATCTCGGCCAGCCCCCGCCTT GTTTCTGACGGAGACTCCTCAGCAAGCCTTAGCAATGGAATACAGACTGCTGCTGTTGTCACCACCCCGTTACCACCTGGCCATGATGTCATGACAG TGGGGGAAGTTGAAGCTGCAGTGAAGGCAGAGCTTGGTGAAGAGACAGGATTAGTAGAAGAGGACCTTGTCGCCGTGTCTTACATGGGAGACGAACTAGATCTGGAAACAGTGGGCGACATCATTGCCATCATTGAGGAAAAG GTGGATGATTCAGTGGAAGCTTTGGATGCAGCAGCAGTGGAAGCAGCACTGTCTCTGTGTGAAGAGGCGGTCTCTGAAGGACACACCCTGCCAGGCCCCTGGGAAACTCAGGAAATCAAGGAATCGGACCAAGCATCCGCTGACTCGGAGCACATACAGGAGCCTTGCGATATGGCGACAATTTCTGCCTCCACCCCTGTCAGCCCAGATGCCCCAAATCAAACAGAAACTACGAGCACAGAGGAACAGGTCAAGAAGAACTGTGAGCCAACTGTGACTGAAAGTGATATCACTTTGTGTGCCACCTCGCAAGATGTCGCTGCTGGAAGTGACCCTACAGAAGAGGAGCCCGCAGGCAAGGAGGACACAAATGCAGTAGTGAAGACTGAAGTAGAGGAGTGGAACCAGCCAGAAGCGAACCCACCATGCCTAG ATTCCGAGGACAGTTCTGTATCTGGCAGAGAGTCCAAG GAGGTGAAAGAGGAGGAAGCAGGGAGCGAGTGTGATCCTGAAGAAGGAATGGAGCTGAAAGAGGACTGCGGAGAGGGTGAGGGTCCCTATTTGTCCGAAGTGGAGCGGGCAGCCAGCGAGAGTGAAGATGGTTATGGGCCGCCCTCTCAACGCTACACAGCCGATTCACTGGCCAGCAGCCCTGCCTCTTCTTCCCAATT ATCTACATGTGGTGAGGACCAAGAGGCTGTGCAGGCCCAGAAAATTTGGAAGAAAGCCATAATGCTGGTGTGGAGAGCTGCGGCTAACCACAG GTATGCCAGCGTCTTCCTGCAACCTGTGTCAGATGACATCGCCCCTGGTTACCACAGCATTGTACACAG ACCAATGGACCTATCGGCAATTAAGAAGAACATCGAATCAGGCGTGATCCGTACGACAGCAGAATTCCAGCGGGACATCATGCTGATGTTCCAGAATGCTGTCATGTACAACTCGTCAGACCACGACGTCTATCACATGGCCCTGGAGATGCAGCGTGATGTTCTGGAGCACGTCCAGCAGTTCCTGGCCACGCAGCTCATTATGCAGACCTCCGAGAGCGCAATCTCCGCCAAGAGCCTCCGTGGCAGGGAGGGAAATCGCAAGCCAGGCGAGCCAGCTGAGAAG CTCTTGAAACATTGTGGAAAATTATTGCCATTGTATTTGACGATCTGCCTTTACACAAGATAG
- the brd8b gene encoding bromodomain-containing protein 8 isoform X1, which yields MASGIGKHKILNVGPTEPWSLREKLCLASSVMRSGDQNWVSVSRAIKPFSEPGRPPDWFSQKHCASQYSELLEATEAPKRKRGEKGEVVETIEDVIVRRLTTERIEELKKLLRDTQEQYRKLKKEVELIQTGHMDPQLKELWAEITLKKKQDEEEAERKRKATEMAYQARQAIKNTPKRLPSITVRSPLGASPTSLESQTDASAPTPPSEPAGIVSDDPSAHSVQGVGFFLPVTDTPGPGLKDGGLAALVEDSSQKRLLPQKATPPPSPLLSELLKKGNHISASPRLVSDGDSSASLSNGIQTAAVVTTPLPPGHDVMTVGEVEAAVKAELGEETGLVEEDLVAVSYMGDELDLETVGDIIAIIEEKVDDSVEALDAAAVEAALSLCEEAVSEGHTLPGPWETQEIKESDQASADSEHIQEPCDMATISASTPVSPDAPNQTETTSTEEQVKKNCEPTVTESDITLCATSQDVAAGSDPTEEEPAGKEDTNAVVKTEVEEWNQPEANPPCLDSEDSSVSGRESKEVKEEEAGSECDPEEGMELKEDCGEGEGPYLSEVERAASESEDGYGPPSQRYTADSLASSPASSSQLSTCGEDQEAVQAQKIWKKAIMLVWRAAANHRYASVFLQPVSDDIAPGYHSIVHRPMDLSAIKKNIESGVIRTTAEFQRDIMLMFQNAVMYNSSDHDVYHMALEMQRDVLEHVQQFLATQLIMQTSESAISAKSLRGREGNRKPGEPAEKDMVPMASPAFLLSLFVSMQVINQISPEAGHGPHTLFVITTTSSFLLVFSFQFDIFGMTGVY from the exons ATGGCGAGCGGGATAGGCA AACATAAGATTCTGAATGTGGGGCCAACAGAGCCATGGTCACTCAGGGAGAAACTATGCCTCGCATCCTCTGTTATGAGGAGTGGTGACCAAAACTG GGTATCTGTAAGTAGAGCCATCAAGCCTTTTTCTGAGCCTGGTCGACCACCTGACTGGTTCTCACAGAAG CACTGTGCCTCACAATACTCTGAGCTGCTGGAAGCCACCGAAGCCCCGAA ACGTAAGCGTGGTGAGAAGGGCGAGGTGGTTGAGACCATTGAAGATGTAATTGTTCGTAGACTGACTACTGAGAGGATAGAGGAGTTGAAAAAACTACTACGAGACACGCAAGAACAGTACAG GAAGTTGAAAAAGGAAGTTGAACTGATACAGACAGGTCACATGGACCCCCAGCTGAAAGAACTGTGGGCAGAGATAACATT AAAGAAGAAGCAGGATGAAGAGGAAGCAGAGCGGAAAAGGAAAGCAACAGAAATGGCATACCAAG ctcgtcaggcaattaaaaacaCACCCAAGCGTCTGCCCAGTATCACTGTTCGATCCCCTTTGGGGGCCAGTCCCACTAGCCTGGAGTCGCAGACCGACGCCTCAGCCCCCACACCACCCTCCGAACCCGCAGGCATTGTCTCAGATGACCCCAGCGCCCACTCT GTCCAAGGTGTaggtttttttcttccagtgaCAGACACTCCAGGCCCAGGACTCAAAGATGGAGGCCTTGCTGCTCTTGTCGAGGACTCTTCACAGAAGAGGCTCCTGCCTCAAAAAGCTACACCCCCACCCTCTCCTCTCCTGTCGGAACTGCTGAAAAAAGGCAACCACATCTCGGCCAGCCCCCGCCTT GTTTCTGACGGAGACTCCTCAGCAAGCCTTAGCAATGGAATACAGACTGCTGCTGTTGTCACCACCCCGTTACCACCTGGCCATGATGTCATGACAG TGGGGGAAGTTGAAGCTGCAGTGAAGGCAGAGCTTGGTGAAGAGACAGGATTAGTAGAAGAGGACCTTGTCGCCGTGTCTTACATGGGAGACGAACTAGATCTGGAAACAGTGGGCGACATCATTGCCATCATTGAGGAAAAG GTGGATGATTCAGTGGAAGCTTTGGATGCAGCAGCAGTGGAAGCAGCACTGTCTCTGTGTGAAGAGGCGGTCTCTGAAGGACACACCCTGCCAGGCCCCTGGGAAACTCAGGAAATCAAGGAATCGGACCAAGCATCCGCTGACTCGGAGCACATACAGGAGCCTTGCGATATGGCGACAATTTCTGCCTCCACCCCTGTCAGCCCAGATGCCCCAAATCAAACAGAAACTACGAGCACAGAGGAACAGGTCAAGAAGAACTGTGAGCCAACTGTGACTGAAAGTGATATCACTTTGTGTGCCACCTCGCAAGATGTCGCTGCTGGAAGTGACCCTACAGAAGAGGAGCCCGCAGGCAAGGAGGACACAAATGCAGTAGTGAAGACTGAAGTAGAGGAGTGGAACCAGCCAGAAGCGAACCCACCATGCCTAG ATTCCGAGGACAGTTCTGTATCTGGCAGAGAGTCCAAG GAGGTGAAAGAGGAGGAAGCAGGGAGCGAGTGTGATCCTGAAGAAGGAATGGAGCTGAAAGAGGACTGCGGAGAGGGTGAGGGTCCCTATTTGTCCGAAGTGGAGCGGGCAGCCAGCGAGAGTGAAGATGGTTATGGGCCGCCCTCTCAACGCTACACAGCCGATTCACTGGCCAGCAGCCCTGCCTCTTCTTCCCAATT ATCTACATGTGGTGAGGACCAAGAGGCTGTGCAGGCCCAGAAAATTTGGAAGAAAGCCATAATGCTGGTGTGGAGAGCTGCGGCTAACCACAG GTATGCCAGCGTCTTCCTGCAACCTGTGTCAGATGACATCGCCCCTGGTTACCACAGCATTGTACACAG ACCAATGGACCTATCGGCAATTAAGAAGAACATCGAATCAGGCGTGATCCGTACGACAGCAGAATTCCAGCGGGACATCATGCTGATGTTCCAGAATGCTGTCATGTACAACTCGTCAGACCACGACGTCTATCACATGGCCCTGGAGATGCAGCGTGATGTTCTGGAGCACGTCCAGCAGTTCCTGGCCACGCAGCTCATTATGCAGACCTCCGAGAGCGCAATCTCCGCCAAGAGCCTCCGTGGCAGGGAGGGAAATCGCAAGCCAGGCGAGCCAGCTGAGAAG GACATGGTCCCAATGGCCTCTCCTgctttccttctctctctctttgtaaGTATGCAGGTTATTAATCAGATCTCACCAGAAGCAGGCCACGGTCCGCACACGCTTTTTGTCATCACAACCACCTCATCATTTCTTCTCGTTTTCTCTTTtcagtttgacatttttggcatgaCAGGAGTGTACTGA
- the brd8b gene encoding bromodomain-containing protein 8 isoform X4 translates to MASGIGKHKILNVGPTEPWSLREKLCLASSVMRSGDQNWVSVSRAIKPFSEPGRPPDWFSQKHCASQYSELLEATEAPKRKRGEKGEVVETIEDVIVRRLTTERIEELKKLLRDTQEQYRKLKKEVELIQTGHMDPQLKELWAEITLKKKQDEEEAERKRKATEMAYQARQAIKNTPKRLPSITVRSPLGASPTSLESQTDASAPTPPSEPAGIVSDDPSAHSVQGVGFFLPVTDTPGPGLKDGGLAALVEDSSQKRLLPQKATPPPSPLLSELLKKGNHISASPRLVSDGDSSASLSNGIQTAAVVTTPLPPGHDVMTVGEVEAAVKAELGEETGLVEEDLVAVSYMGDELDLETVGDIIAIIEEKVDDSVEALDAAAVEAALSLCEEAVSEGHTLPGPWETQEIKESDQASADSEHIQEPCDMATISASTPVSPDAPNQTETTSTEEQVKKNCEPTVTESDITLCATSQDVAAGSDPTEEEPAGKEDTNAVVKTEVEEWNQPEANPPCLDSEDSSVSGRESKEVKEEEAGSECDPEEGMELKEDCGEGEGPYLSEVERAASESEDGYGPPSQRYTADSLASSPASSSQLSTCGEDQEAVQAQKIWKKAIMLVWRAAANHRYASVFLQPVSDDIAPGYHSIVHRPMDLSAIKKNIESGVIRTTAEFQRDIMLMFQNAVMYNSSDHDVYHMALEMQRDVLEHVQQFLATQLIMQTSESAISAKSLRGREGNRKPGEPAEKDGGTRGRRSAMEADLKMKK, encoded by the exons ATGGCGAGCGGGATAGGCA AACATAAGATTCTGAATGTGGGGCCAACAGAGCCATGGTCACTCAGGGAGAAACTATGCCTCGCATCCTCTGTTATGAGGAGTGGTGACCAAAACTG GGTATCTGTAAGTAGAGCCATCAAGCCTTTTTCTGAGCCTGGTCGACCACCTGACTGGTTCTCACAGAAG CACTGTGCCTCACAATACTCTGAGCTGCTGGAAGCCACCGAAGCCCCGAA ACGTAAGCGTGGTGAGAAGGGCGAGGTGGTTGAGACCATTGAAGATGTAATTGTTCGTAGACTGACTACTGAGAGGATAGAGGAGTTGAAAAAACTACTACGAGACACGCAAGAACAGTACAG GAAGTTGAAAAAGGAAGTTGAACTGATACAGACAGGTCACATGGACCCCCAGCTGAAAGAACTGTGGGCAGAGATAACATT AAAGAAGAAGCAGGATGAAGAGGAAGCAGAGCGGAAAAGGAAAGCAACAGAAATGGCATACCAAG ctcgtcaggcaattaaaaacaCACCCAAGCGTCTGCCCAGTATCACTGTTCGATCCCCTTTGGGGGCCAGTCCCACTAGCCTGGAGTCGCAGACCGACGCCTCAGCCCCCACACCACCCTCCGAACCCGCAGGCATTGTCTCAGATGACCCCAGCGCCCACTCT GTCCAAGGTGTaggtttttttcttccagtgaCAGACACTCCAGGCCCAGGACTCAAAGATGGAGGCCTTGCTGCTCTTGTCGAGGACTCTTCACAGAAGAGGCTCCTGCCTCAAAAAGCTACACCCCCACCCTCTCCTCTCCTGTCGGAACTGCTGAAAAAAGGCAACCACATCTCGGCCAGCCCCCGCCTT GTTTCTGACGGAGACTCCTCAGCAAGCCTTAGCAATGGAATACAGACTGCTGCTGTTGTCACCACCCCGTTACCACCTGGCCATGATGTCATGACAG TGGGGGAAGTTGAAGCTGCAGTGAAGGCAGAGCTTGGTGAAGAGACAGGATTAGTAGAAGAGGACCTTGTCGCCGTGTCTTACATGGGAGACGAACTAGATCTGGAAACAGTGGGCGACATCATTGCCATCATTGAGGAAAAG GTGGATGATTCAGTGGAAGCTTTGGATGCAGCAGCAGTGGAAGCAGCACTGTCTCTGTGTGAAGAGGCGGTCTCTGAAGGACACACCCTGCCAGGCCCCTGGGAAACTCAGGAAATCAAGGAATCGGACCAAGCATCCGCTGACTCGGAGCACATACAGGAGCCTTGCGATATGGCGACAATTTCTGCCTCCACCCCTGTCAGCCCAGATGCCCCAAATCAAACAGAAACTACGAGCACAGAGGAACAGGTCAAGAAGAACTGTGAGCCAACTGTGACTGAAAGTGATATCACTTTGTGTGCCACCTCGCAAGATGTCGCTGCTGGAAGTGACCCTACAGAAGAGGAGCCCGCAGGCAAGGAGGACACAAATGCAGTAGTGAAGACTGAAGTAGAGGAGTGGAACCAGCCAGAAGCGAACCCACCATGCCTAG ATTCCGAGGACAGTTCTGTATCTGGCAGAGAGTCCAAG GAGGTGAAAGAGGAGGAAGCAGGGAGCGAGTGTGATCCTGAAGAAGGAATGGAGCTGAAAGAGGACTGCGGAGAGGGTGAGGGTCCCTATTTGTCCGAAGTGGAGCGGGCAGCCAGCGAGAGTGAAGATGGTTATGGGCCGCCCTCTCAACGCTACACAGCCGATTCACTGGCCAGCAGCCCTGCCTCTTCTTCCCAATT ATCTACATGTGGTGAGGACCAAGAGGCTGTGCAGGCCCAGAAAATTTGGAAGAAAGCCATAATGCTGGTGTGGAGAGCTGCGGCTAACCACAG GTATGCCAGCGTCTTCCTGCAACCTGTGTCAGATGACATCGCCCCTGGTTACCACAGCATTGTACACAG ACCAATGGACCTATCGGCAATTAAGAAGAACATCGAATCAGGCGTGATCCGTACGACAGCAGAATTCCAGCGGGACATCATGCTGATGTTCCAGAATGCTGTCATGTACAACTCGTCAGACCACGACGTCTATCACATGGCCCTGGAGATGCAGCGTGATGTTCTGGAGCACGTCCAGCAGTTCCTGGCCACGCAGCTCATTATGCAGACCTCCGAGAGCGCAATCTCCGCCAAGAGCCTCCGTGGCAGGGAGGGAAATCGCAAGCCAGGCGAGCCAGCTGAGAAG GATGGCGGCACCAGAGGTCGCCGTAGTGCAATGGAGGCTgacctgaaaatgaaaaaatag
- the LOC144059487 gene encoding DNA damage-inducible transcript 4-like protein, giving the protein MVYTAALFFGKKVPVLGEEESFTDMIGTYFFKIASLRQNEGSSPRRGSIDSCDETDSTLHSSNMDAGLKHKERALQQDLTRHIERCLTEAKASILQCKVLLLPRHMTTRVGRDMLCSCTDEPCGLRGASIRVYVETKNGLKSLGCVFPDSSVTPTFELSVVFKVDMNDGWPPLKRIFDSSKVLKLRPEYKLVKRKLYSSASPVIHEFN; this is encoded by the exons ATGGTCTATACAGCGgctcttttttttggaaaaaaggtGCCAGTCTTGGGAGAGGAAGAAAGCTTCACGGACATGATAGGAACGTACTTTTTCAAGATTGCATCGCTGCGTCAAAACGAAGGCAGTTCGCCCCGACGGGGAAGCATTGACAGTTGCGACGAGACCGACAGCACTTTGCATT CTTCCAACATGGATGCTGGTCTGAAGCACAAGGAGAGAGCCCTTCAACAAGACTTGACGCGCCATATCGAGCGCTGCCTGACAGAGGCCAAGGCTTCCATCCTCCAGTGCAAGGTGCTGCTTCTCCCCCGCCACATGACCACCAGGGTCGGCCGTGACATGCTTTGCTCCTGCACGGATGAGCCATGCGGGCTGCGGGGCGCCTCCATTAGGGTCTACGTGGAGACCAAAAACGGCCTCAAGTCTTTGGGGTGTGTTTTCCCCGACTCGAGTGTCACCCCGACGTTTGAACTGTCTGTCGTGTTCAAGGTGGACATGAATGATGGCTGGCCACCGCTCAAGCGCATCTTTGACAGCAGTAAAGTGTTAAAGCTGAGACCAGAATATAAGCTGGTAAAGAGGAAGCTTTATTCTTCTGCCAGTCCTGTCATCCATGAGTTTAACTAG